In Phragmites australis chromosome 24, lpPhrAust1.1, whole genome shotgun sequence, the following are encoded in one genomic region:
- the LOC133907470 gene encoding probable serine/threonine-protein kinase PBL16 codes for MGNCLFRGSSFVNKVSSNAKPETPKIQSPSERDRSDERKLPSNPGEVEALRRGTSAAAGNPLVAFSFAELRKVTNDFGKDALIGGGGFGRVYKGVVPRDGGAGEPLPVAVKVHDGDNSFQGHREWLAEVIFLGQLSHPNLVKLVGYCCEGDHRVLVYEYMPLGSVESHLFSRTAAPLPWATRMKIALGAARGLSFLHQAEPRPVIYRDFKTSNILLDGRFNAKLSDFGLAKDGPVGEQSHVSTRVMGTYGYAAPEYVMTGHLTAMSDVYTYGVVLLELLTGRRSLDRSRPPQEQALADWALPFLPHKKRVLAILDPRLGGDDGPTARSVQKAAMLAYHCLNRNPKARPLMRDVVASLEPLQQPPEEPATAA; via the exons ATGGGCAACTGCTTGTTCAGGGGGAGTTCCTTCGTTAACAAGGTCTCCTCCAATGCAAAGCCAG AGACTCCCAAGATCCAGAGCCCGTCGGAGAGGGACCGCAGCGACGAGCGCAAGCTGCCGTCGAACCCCGGGGAGGTGGAGGCCCTGCGGCGCGgcacgtcggcggcggcggggaacCCGCTCGTGGCCTTCTCGTTCGCGGAGCTCAGGAAGGTGACCAACGACTTCGGGAAGGACGCGctcatcggcggcggcggcttcggaAGGGTGTACAAGGGCGTCGTTCCTCGGGACGGTGGAGCCGGCGAGCCCCTGCCGGTGGCCGTCAAGGTCCACGACGGCGACAACAGCTTCCAGGGCCACAGGGAGTGGCTG GCGGAGGTGATCTTCCTGGGTCAGCTGTCGCACCCGAACCTGGTGAAGCTGGTGGGCTACTGCTGCGAGGGCGACCACCGCGTGCTCGTGTACGAGTACATGCCCCTGGGCAGCGTGGAGTCCCACCTCTTCTCCCGCACGGCGGCGCCGCTGCCGTGGGCGACGCGGATGAAGATCGCGCTGGGCGCAGCGCGCGGGCTGTCGTTCCTGCACCAGGCTGAGCCGCGCCCCGTCATCTACCGCGACTTCAAGACGTCCAACATCCTCCTCGACGGCCGCTTCAACGCCAAGCTCTCGGACTTCGGGCTCGCCAAGGACGGCCCCGTGGGCGAGCAGTCCCACGTGTCCACTCGCGTGATGGGCACCTACGGGTACGCGGCGCCGGAGTACGTGATGACGGGCCACCTCACGGCGATGAGCGACGTGTACACCTACGGCGTCGTGCTGCTGGAGCTCCTGACGGGGCGGAGGTCGCTGGACCGGTCCCGCCCGCCCCAGGAGCAGGCGCTCGCGGACTGGGCACTTCCGTTCCTGCCGCACAAGAAGCGGGTGCTCGCCATCCTCGACCCTAGGCTCGGCGGGGACGACGGGCCAACGGCCAGGTCCGTGCAAAAGGCGGCCATGCTCGCGTACCACTGCCTGAACCGCAACCCCAAGGCGCGGCCGCTGATGCGCGACGTCGTGGCGTCCCTCGAGCCGCTCCAGCAGCCGCCGGAGGAACCCGCCACCGCCGCGTGA